The DNA region TCACTTTAGTTAAAgcagctttgtttgtttttgtccagctgttgtgtttttcttcctttttactTCTGAATTTAGTCTCTCGTAGCTCCTGGcttgaatgtttttgttttctggttGCTAAATGTTCCACTCAGAATCCCCTAAAATCTCCTAAAAAATCTGTCTTCGGTCCAACGTGAAATGATTCTGCAGTTGTTGCAGGTGTTTATCGGCTCTGGCTCCGATCAGCATTgatgggaacagcagcagcttaAGGACAAAAAGCTGTTGTGCCCTGCCTGAGCACTGCCACACCTAAATAAAACAGGGCCATTATCATTTATACACAGTGTTATCTTGTGATCTACTGCTGTAGAGTGGGTGTGCTGCTGGAAATAACTCACTTCTGTTGGTAAAAGGTCACTTCAGCTCTCTAACAAACCGTTTGCTGTTGAAGAAGTTGGTCTTTTTGACATTTAATATAAATACAGACATAAAAATGATCACTGAATCAACTGTTCAATTAGGATCAGGGATTTACCTTTAAAAGCCACAACAAATCAACACACAAGCCTTCCTTTTTAACTTCCCCTGGTCTTTGTTTCTGTTCAGGTGACCCTCTCGGATCCAGCTGATGTTCACGCCCACCTGGACAGGATCCGCTCCATCTCAGAGGCAACGGTGAGGACTCCCACAGGTCACAGGTTTATTCAGCAGAGATGAAGACAGTTAAGTCTTTGCTTATAAACTGATGCAGTGCAGAGCCTGTTGCATTgacacaccttatccacacagctgcaggttgatgagttacagaacggaaccgttcagctagaaagcttcagctaacaaagtaatgtgggaacaatgatgtttatctttcagaaaggaacagcaataactcctcagaagctggtgtacATCATCTTCATTTGcttagctgttagcgttagctgctgctaaaggaggaaataacagcaataactccttagaagctagTGTACGTCActttcattagctaagctgttagcgttagctgctgctaaaggaggaaataacagcaataaatcattagaagctggtgtacgtcattttcattagctaagctgttagcgttagctgctgctaaaggagcagcaataactccttagaagctggtgtacgtcaccttcattagctaagctgttagcgttagctgctgctaaaggaggaaataacatgaataactccttagaagctggtgtacgtcaccttcattagcttagctgttagcgttagctgctgctaaaggaggcggggcttagcggaggaggcggagccaaTAAGAACGGCtcgttaaatgaggaactttcaaacaaaggggaGCTAAATAGAtcccagggttgtgtttttggggagttttaCACGCTGATATAACACACACGGCTTTTTAAAGGTTTCTGAAAAACACTTTGACCTGGTGACTGTTAACGGCCATTTTGTGCGTTCTCTCGGCAGCTGGATGACGATGTTGGCGAatgctgctctgctctgtcGACTCTCGCCAGTAAACTGACGCAGACGGCGGCCGACGCTCCGCTCCTCCTGGAGGTCGGTGTTTGAACCGTGTTGTTTGAATGTTTGaatcatcatcgtcatcatccCCATCCTGTCTGTGTTGCTGTTCCAGGAGGTGTTTAACCAGAGGTTTGACTCCGCCCTCCAGTCCCTCGTGTCGGACTTCCTGTCCCGGATCGAGCAGCAGTTCCCCGTCCCCGACTTCAAACAGGTGCTCGCCGGGTGATTGATACGCTGGAAGCCGCTCCTCGTCCTCGCCTCTTCATCATGTATCGTGTGGTCTTTGCGTCCTTCAGGCCGCTTCCTGGCTCGACGCTGACCCCGCCGCCCTGGACGACTGTCTGCAGGCGGCGGACAGGAGCCATCTGAGGGAGctcctgaccaatcagagctgtCGACTGGGGCGAGTGACGACCACAGGTGTGACATCACAGAGCTCTGAGCCAATCGGGGTCCAGTCCGGGTTCTTAATCTTTTCTTCTCCTCAGTTGATGGCGACACCGAGAGGACCCTCCTATCCACCTGGTCCCACCCGCTCCTCGCCGAACCGTCCAATCCCGAGCCCCCTCCCTCCGACGCGGCTGTACAATCGGACGATCCTCTGCAGCTGGACGCGGAGCTGGTGAaggtggaggtggtggtgaTGACGGAGGACGAACAGGAGGGCGTACAGGAGACTGTGATTGGTGAGACCGCGTCGCCCGCAGAGTCGGcgtccaatcagagttcagctgcAGGCGAGGACGAGCTGCTGGTCACACCTGTGGTCCTGGATGTGGACAGGTGAGACGCCTCCTCTGGGCCGGGATCCTCTGAAGTCCTCACACCTGTGTGATAACCCGCTCTGCTCCTGCCAGGTTCAAGGACTCACCTGGAAGCCTTCCCAGCCAATCGGATCACTCCAGCTCTGAGGTTACGGCTCTGCACAGCATTTCCCACAATTCTCAGCGGGTGGCTCACAGGTGTCCTCAGTGTGGCAAATGTTTCATCTACAGATCTCAGGTGAGTGTTTGACCCACAGAGCGACACcttcaccttcattagctaagctgttagcgttagctgctgctaaaggaacagcaataactccttagaagctggtgttcAGTGGATCCCAACTGAACATCGGTCGGTTTCTGCAGGTGATCCGCCACCTGCGCACCAACAGGTCCTGCGCCTCGGCTTTATCCACGACCACGACCAGAGCCGTGACCACGCTCAGTCAACCCGGAGAGCCTCGCGCCCCGGGGCCCCGCCCCCTAAGGACCCACACCTGCTTCCAATGCAACGCCACCTTCAAAAGCACCGCAGAGCTCCTGTCGCACCAGCGTACGCACCGGGCGCGCCCCGTCTACCAGTGCAGCCGCTGCGACAAGGCCTTCCGCCACCTGTCCAGCCTGACCAATCACAAGCAGACCCACCTGGACAAGGGGGGCTTCACCTGCAGCAGGTGTGACAAGGTGTTCGATTCCGCCAAGGAGAGGGACGCCCACCGCCTGCAGCACCGGCTGCCCGACCTGACCTGCAGCGTGTGCGAGCAGACGTTCGGCTCGCAGACGCTGCTACTCCGACACCTGCAGACGCACTCGGTGGAGGGCACCGAGCTGCGCTACAGCTGCCGCTTCTGCGACCAGACCTTCCCAGGTAACACGTGCAGGTCGACCGCCGCTACGGCCAGCTGGGTTAGGTTaaggtatcttacgtgggttaggtttaagtgatactccggagtagattcaccctggggtcatttgaaccgtgacatccagccaagtagcccacccgaagttttttcgatcttggctgaacatcagctgagttactgagttatcccgaatagcttcgtacaagggttaatggatcctggcagtatctccaaaatgaccacactaaaatcacatgccatgacaccaaacttctacagttgtacaaatatggtctgtactcaccaaacgatgcatttggaagtttgaaaatagtccaggagtttattattatcaacacaagcctgatagcttctctgcagctaaagctacgtcgacgtcacttctgggagctgggagcttcaaagtaagatgagggttgatctactactgtagacaacaaagcaaggctgctcaatttctccattaataaaataatttcacaactctgcaacataaaaattcataaaaaaaacatgtagaatatagcatatactttgtatacaactctgagaaaatccaatagagtctaatatagaattaaagttcatattcaggctgtcattttcaacatctatatgaatattaaagtcactcATTACAaagactttatctgtactcagcactaactgggataaaaactctgagaattcagacagaattacgtgggttaggttaaggtatcttacgtgggttaggttagggtaccctcccgatcagtaggcatcgctacgttagacgacccaatctggtgacgtctatggtgaaagtggttgattggctGTTCACTTTCCGGCTCCGTTTcactcacagtgaacgatggcgaccgagagagaaagactgttgttgaagTTGAAAtccaaataattttgaccaaacgttgaccggcacacagtaaaaatggcggtgttgttgttctgagaggaaggagctaaaccggagaagggattccggaaatgatgtcgttagccgaccaatcacaactcTTGctgtctccgcgagtctccgtctcctcgacggatagataggagagcatctccgggagggtctccgtaggcgaccataaatcagcctttagccaCCAGTTGTTCTCCTTGGTGCCTTTGGTCCAATTGGTCCTGAATTGGAGTCCTTCTCTGTAGATTGACACCTCACACCAGCCAGTAAAAGtttccatggctgtgttcgaaaccgcatactacatactacatactgcatactacatactacatacttgcaaacagcatactaatcgatcagacagtatgcagagcgtttacccacaatgcatttcgctcctgcccgagccgaaatcagccggcctgaagctgatttcccttaagctctaaactctgtaaactttagcaacatttgaaacattttcaggtgagaaagtagtcgtttagatccccaacgtgttgaaaacctgacaaaataccggctgtttacaatttagttcccacgaattcggcgctactaaagctagccgcagtgagcaacgcacttcctgttattttcacaaaataaaatacccgttgccttttatcatagggaaagccattacgatacaattggtgcttttgttttgaaaacaggaagtgaacctaccctcgttgtagctagcttgaaactgccgttttgacgtcacgttacgttgcatcttgggtagtttgagtatgagtagtaacctcatgatgcatacccaacatttaggagaatctagtatgcatccgggaacttaaaaaaagttaaagttagtaggagtagtaggagtagtaggagtaataggagaagtaggcggtttcgaacacagcccatgtcttGTGTCCAAGCTGTAACAGACAACCCAAAAACAGACATCCCATCACGTCTGCAGGCAGATGTTCAACGGCGAGCGTCTCAGAGGCGTTTTTTTCTCCTAATTTAAAGGGTCAATTGGTCCACGTTGCTGTTTAAAGTCTTGTTGTTGTAAGCGATGATCTCAGGTGACGAGGTTTGTCTCTGCAGGGGTGACGCAGCTCCGTATCCACCAGCGCACGCACACCTTCCGCTCGTACCAGTGCGAGCAGTGCAGCAAGACGTACGGCTCGCTGACGGGCCTGCAGTCCCACCGCGCCAGCCACAGCAGCGAGAGCCGCTTCCTGTGCCCGCAGTGCGGCAAGCGCTTCAAGACGCGTGACGGCCTGGAGGGCCACCTGAGGACGCACACCGGCGAGCGGCCCTACCGCTGCCCCTACTGCCCCAAAGACTTCACCGCGCTGGCCGGCCTCAACGTGCACGTGCGGCGGCACACCGGAGAGCGGCCGTACGTGTGCGCGGTGTGCGGTAAGGGCTGGCCGTCCGGGGGCGACCTGCAGAAACACATGAGGACGCACACCGGGGAGCGGCCCTACGTCTGCCAGGACTGTGGCAAAGCCTTCTCCATCTCCTGCCACCTGACCGAGCACCGCAGGATCCACACAGGTGAGGCCCGGGCGCCGCTCACCTGACCGAGGCGAGCTTTGACCTTTCTGTGACCTTTCTTTGACCTTTCTTTGACCTtactatgaatctgagcgagtggccatgacttgtggagtcccccaggggtcaattcttggatctcttctgtttaacttgtatatgctccctttgggtcagatattgcagaactttaacatcaattatcacagttatgcagacgatacacaactttatgtgtctctgtcaccatggcgactgcagcccagcagacatactgtgtcagtgtctggaggaagtaaacacctggatgagagagaattttctacaattaaatgaagaccaaactgagatcattctgtttgggagcaaagagaagagggtcagcgttggtaaatatcttgagactcgggaccttacaatcactgaccaagttggtaacctcggagtgttgatagactcagatctgaccaggagaaactcatccatgcattcatctccagcagactccatcactgtaacgatcttttaactggacttcccaaaaagagctttaaacatctgcagctcatccagaacgctgctgctggagttttaacccggactaagagaactgaacacatcacagcagctttaaaatctttactctggcttccagtcagtcacagaatagattttaaaagcctgctgatggtttacaatctgtgatatgttcagagaatataaagccagcagagctcttagatccaaggactcaggtcagctggtccagtccagagtccagactaaacatggagaagcagcatttagctgttatgctgcaaacaagtggaacaaactgccagtggagattaaactttcaccaaatggagacatttttaaatccaggttaaaaacatttctgttctcatgtgtctatgcatgaaatctgcacgatatctttgaacttatctggactgttgctggtttttaaatttttaactattttgtttctctttatattcttttatgtatttttaatgcttcttccactccctgctgcagtgcttttattttatgtgaagcactttgaactgtttgtacatgaaatgtgctacaaataaatttgatttgatttgatttactttGACCTTACTTTGACCTTCCTTTGACCTTTCTTTGACCTTCCTTTTACCTTACTGTCCGTCTATCCTCCAGGGGAGAAACCCTTCTCCTGTCCCGAGTGCGGCAAGTGTCTGCGAAGGAAGTTCGACCTGAAGAAGCACCTGCTGTCCCACAGCAACGTCCGACCCTACGCCTGCGCCTTCTGCCCCAAGAGCTACACCCGCAAGACCCACCTGAGCCGCCACCTGCTGACGCACGGGGCGGCGGGCGGAGCGGCGGGGGAGGTGGAGGCGGCCGAGGAGGCGTGACCTCACCCAGAAATGTTTCATCACTTTCAGGAACGAGATTCCTCGGCCAGGGTTATTGATCTGTCAGGGTCGCCATGgtgatgcatcaccatagccagcagctaacctggcTAACGACTGTCAGCGTCATTCTGTGTTGGACCGAGATCGAAAACTTTAAGAAAAACTTAGCTTTGCCAGTAACAAAAGTCCCAGAAAGGTTTGACAAAAACCCCAGAACCATTAAAggcccaacagaacccaacagaacccaacagaacccaacagaacccaaaaagAACCCAAaaagaacccaacagaacccaacagaacccaacagaacccaacagaacccaaaaagaacccaacagaacccaaaaagAACCCAAaaagaacccaacagaacccaaaaagAACCCAACataacccaacagaacccaaaaagaacccaacagaacccaacagaacccaaaaagAACCCAACataacccaacagaacccaacagaacccaaaaagAACCCAACataacccaacagaacccaacagaacccaacggAACTGAAGAGTAACCCAAGCAGGGGGAAAACTGGCTCATTGATACGCACACGAATGGAAACAGTGAAGACAGTAGGGACAGAGGTGGACAGAGGCAGGACAGTAGGGACAGAGGTGGACAGAAGCAGGACAGTAGGGACAGAGGCAGGACAGTAGGGACAGAGGCGGGACAGTAGGGACAGAGGGAGGACAGTAGGGACAGAGGCGGGACAGTAGGGACAGAGGCGGGACAGAGGCAGGACAGTAGGGACAGAGGTGGACAGAAGCAGGACAGTAGGGACAGAGGCGGGACAGTAGGGACAGAGGCAGGACAGTAGGG from Odontesthes bonariensis isolate fOdoBon6 chromosome 11, fOdoBon6.hap1, whole genome shotgun sequence includes:
- the LOC142391483 gene encoding uncharacterized protein LOC142391483 isoform X2; protein product: MASPLPLSSLRLLVPSLRLLTAAMWQVAQQQSVKHYGMLEDFVVLVTEAVPQLLTDRQRSLLLLALRAKVTLSDPADVHAHLDRIRSISEATLDDDVGECCSALSTLASKLTQTAADAPLLLEEVFNQRFDSALQSLVSDFLSRIEQQFPVPDFKQAASWLDADPAALDDCLQAADRSHLRELLTNQSCRLGRVTTTVDGDTERTLLSTWSHPLLAEPSNPEPPPSDAAVQSDDPLQLDAELVKVEVVVMTEDEQEGVQETVIGETASPAESASNQSSAAGEDELLVTPVVLDVDRFKDSPGSLPSQSDHSSSEVTALHSISHNSQRVAHRCPQCGKCFIYRSQVIRHLRTNRSCASALSTTTTRAVTTLSQPGEPRAPGPRPLRTHTCFQCNATFKSTAELLSHQRTHRARPVYQCSRCDKAFRHLSSLTNHKQTHLDKGGFTCSRCDKVFDSAKERDAHRLQHRLPDLTCSVCEQTFGSQTLLLRHLQTHSVEGTELRYSCRFCDQTFPGVTQLRIHQRTHTFRSYQCEQCSKTYGSLTGLQSHRASHSSESRFLCPQCGKRFKTRDGLEGHLRTHTGERPYRCPYCPKDFTALAGLNVHVRRHTGERPYVCAVCGKGWPSGGDLQKHMRTHTGERPYVCQDCGKAFSISCHLTEHRRIHTAQQTYCVSVWRK
- the LOC142391483 gene encoding uncharacterized protein LOC142391483 isoform X1 — protein: MASPLPLSSLRLLVPSLRLLTAAMWQVAQQQSVKHYGMLEDFVVLVTEAVPQLLTDRQRSLLLLALRAKVTLSDPADVHAHLDRIRSISEATLDDDVGECCSALSTLASKLTQTAADAPLLLEEVFNQRFDSALQSLVSDFLSRIEQQFPVPDFKQAASWLDADPAALDDCLQAADRSHLRELLTNQSCRLGRVTTTVDGDTERTLLSTWSHPLLAEPSNPEPPPSDAAVQSDDPLQLDAELVKVEVVVMTEDEQEGVQETVIGETASPAESASNQSSAAGEDELLVTPVVLDVDRFKDSPGSLPSQSDHSSSEVTALHSISHNSQRVAHRCPQCGKCFIYRSQVIRHLRTNRSCASALSTTTTRAVTTLSQPGEPRAPGPRPLRTHTCFQCNATFKSTAELLSHQRTHRARPVYQCSRCDKAFRHLSSLTNHKQTHLDKGGFTCSRCDKVFDSAKERDAHRLQHRLPDLTCSVCEQTFGSQTLLLRHLQTHSVEGTELRYSCRFCDQTFPGVTQLRIHQRTHTFRSYQCEQCSKTYGSLTGLQSHRASHSSESRFLCPQCGKRFKTRDGLEGHLRTHTGERPYRCPYCPKDFTALAGLNVHVRRHTGERPYVCAVCGKGWPSGGDLQKHMRTHTGERPYVCQDCGKAFSISCHLTEHRRIHTGEKPFSCPECGKCLRRKFDLKKHLLSHSNVRPYACAFCPKSYTRKTHLSRHLLTHGAAGGAAGEVEAAEEA